From Ananas comosus cultivar F153 linkage group 8, ASM154086v1, whole genome shotgun sequence, one genomic window encodes:
- the LOC109713903 gene encoding cell division cycle protein 48 homolog yields the protein MASHGESSSADPKAKKDYSTAILERKKAPNRLVVDEAINDDNSVVAMHPETMEKLQLFRGDTVLLKGKKRRDTICIVLADDTCEEPKIRMNKVVRKNLRVRLGDVVSVHQCQDVKYGKRVHILPIDDTIEGITGNLFDAFLKPYFLEAYRPVRKGDLFLVRGGMRSVEFKVIDTDPSEYCIVAPDTEIFCEGEPVKREDEERLDEVGYDDVGGVRKQMAQIRELVELPLRHPQLFKSIGVKPPKGILLYGPPGSGKTLIARAVANETGAFFFCINGPEIMSKLAGESESNLRKAFEEAEKNAPSIIFIDELDSIAPKREKTHGEVERRIVSQLLTLMDGLKARSHVIVIGATNRPNSIDPALRRFGRFDREIDIGVPDEVGRLEVLRIHTKNMKLAEDVDLERIAKDTHGYVGADLAALCTEAALQCIREKMDIIDLEDESIDAEILNSMAVTNEHFKTALGTSNPSALRETVVEVPNVTWDDIGGLDNVKRELQETVQYPVEHPEKFEKFGMSPSKGVLFYGPPGCGKTLLAKAIANECQANFISVKGPELLTMWFGESEANVREIFDKARQSAPCVLFFDELDSIATQRGSSVGDAGGAADRVLNQLLTEMDGMTAKKTVFIIGATNRPDIIDPALLRPGRLDQLIYIPLPDEASRYQIFKACLRKSPVAKDVDLRALAKYTQGFSGADITEICQRACKYAIRENIEKDIERERRRQENPEAMEEDDTDEVAEIKAVHFEESMKYARRSVSDADIRKYQAFAQTLQQSRGFGTEFRFAERSDAGAATAGSDPFASAAAPADDDDLYS from the exons atggCGAGTCACGGAGAATCGTCCTCGGCCGATCC GAAAGCGAAAAAGGATTATAGCACGGCGATTTTGGAACGGAAGAAGGCGCCCAACCGTTTGGTCGTCGATGAGGCGATCAACGACGATAACTCCGTCGTCGCCATGCACCCGGAGACGATGGAGAAGTTGCAGCTCTTCAGGGGGGACACCGTCCTCTTGAAG GGTAAGAAACGAAGAGATACGATTTGCATTGTGCTTGCCGATGATACATGCGAGGAGCCTAAAATCAGAATGAACAAGGTTGTAAGGAAGAATCTTAGGGTAAGGCTTGGCGACGTGGTTTCTGTCCATCAGTGCCAGGATGTGAAGTACGGGAAGCGCGTGCACATATTGCCTATTGATGATACCATTGAAGGCATCACTGGGAACCTGTTTGATGCCTTCTTGAAGC CATATTTCCTTGAGGCGTATCGTCCGGTAAGAAAAGGGGATCTCTTTCTTGTTAGGGGTGGAATGAGAAGTGTGGAATTCAAGGTCATAGATACTGACCCTTCTGAATACTGCATCGTCGCTCCTGACACAGAAATTTTCTGTGAGGGAGAACCTGTGAAGAGGGAGGATGAGGAAAGACTCGACGAAGTGGGCTATGATGATGTAGGTGGAGTCCGGAAACAGATGGCTCAAATAAGAGAGCTAGTTGAACTTCCTCTTAGGCACCCTCAGCTCTTCAAGTCTATCGGTGTAAAGCCCCCAAAGGGGATCTTGCTGTATGGACCACCTGGCTCTGGAAAAACACTGATAGCTAGAGCTGTTGCTAATGAGACGGGTGCGTTCTTCTTTTGCATTAATGGTCCAGAGATCATGTCAAAACTAGCAGGAGAAAGTGAGAGCAATCTCAGAAAGGCTTTTGAAGAAGCAGAGAAGAATGCTCCGTCGATCATCTTCATTGACGAGCTCGATTCAATAGCTCCTAAGAGAGAGAAGACCCATGGAGAAGTTGAGAGGCGCATAGTTTCTCAGCTCTTGACTCTAATGGATGGGTTAAAGGCCCGTTCACATGTCATTGTGATTGGAGCTACAAATAGGCCCAACAGTATTGACCCGGCTCTTAGAAGGTTCGGGAGGTTTGACAGGGAAATCGACATTGGGGTACCTGATGAAGTTGGGCGTCTAGAGGTCCTTCGTATTCACACTAAGAACATGAAGCTGGCTGAAGAT GTTGACTTAGAAAGAATTGCGAAAGACACTCACGGATATGTTGGAGCTGATCTAGCTGCTCTTTGCACTGAAGCTGCTCTTCAATGCATACGAGAAAAGATGGATATTATAGATTTAGAAGACGAGTCAATCGATGCGGAGATACTTAACTCCATGGCTGTCACAAATGAACATTTCAAGACTGCTCTTGGAACCAGCAATCCATCTGCCCTCCGTGAAACT GTTGTTGAAGTGCCAAATGTCACCTGGGATGATATTGGTGGGCTTGATAATGTTAAAAGGGAGCTGCAGGAG ACTGTTCAATACCCAGTGGAACATCCTGAGAAGTTTGAGAAGTTTGGAATGTCTCCCTCCAAGGGGGTCTTGTTTTATGGACCTCCAGGTTGTGGGAAGACCTTGTTGGCTAAGGCCATTGCTAATGAATGTCAGGCAAACTTTATCAGTGTTAAAGGTCCTGAGCTACTTACAATGTGGTTCGGTGAGAGTGAAGCAAATGTCCGTGAAATTTTTGATAAGGCTCGCCAATCGGCACCATGTGTCCTCTTCTTCGATGAGCTCGATTCGATTGCAACTCAG AGGGGAAGCAGTGTTGGTGATGCTGGAGGTGCTGCTGATCGTGTCCTGAATCAGCTCCTGACAGAGATGGACGGCATGACTGCCAAAAAGACTGTGTTCATCATCGGGGCAACTAATAGGCCCGACATTATAGATCCAGCGCTGCTGAGGCCAGGTCGTCTCGACCAGCTGATTTATATCCCACTACCTGATGAGGCCTCTAGGTACCAGATCTTCAAAGCTTGCCTGAGAAAATCCCCAGTGGCTAAGGATGTTGACCTTAGGGCCCTTGCTAAGTACACGCAAGGGTTCAGCGGTGCAGACATTACAGAGATTTGTCAGCGTGCTTGCAAATACGCCATTAGAGAAAACATTGAAAAG GACATCGAGAGGGAGAGGCGGCGGCAGGAGAACCCTGAGGCAATGGAAGAAGACGACACCGACGAGGTTGCTGAGATCAAGGCCGTCCATTTCGAGGAGTCGATGAAGTACGCTCGTCGGAGCGTCAGCGATGCTGATATCCGCAAGTATCAGGCCTTTGCGCAGACTCTGCAGCAGTCGAGGGGGTTCGGCACTGAGTTCCGCTTCGCTGAGCGGTCAGATGCTGGGGCAGCCACCGCCGGGTCCGATCCTTTTGCCTCGGCGGCTGCACcggctgatgatgatgatctaTACAGTTAG